A genomic window from Winogradskyella sp. J14-2 includes:
- a CDS encoding DUF6090 family protein: MIKFFRRIRQRLLAENRISKYALYAVGEIFLVVIGILIALQINNWNENRKQKMTSRLLVERLKQALNRDIENITYRIDDAKNIKKSLTTLMSMFGESPVEGTNSEIDSLLSWATRDYLLSFNLNPLLEARDNGEISLINSDSLKSKLYEFIGQVEFINEREKNLNEDKDNYLVPFLYDNVNMRNIPFRFKKLHKEKVGDSKLEASNYDVLFQNRKFENMLNQRFLYSEERIITYQYVEMFLKELRNMLIKENEKE, from the coding sequence ATGATTAAATTTTTTAGAAGGATTCGTCAACGACTTTTGGCAGAAAATAGGATTTCAAAATATGCACTTTATGCCGTTGGCGAAATTTTTTTAGTGGTTATTGGTATTTTAATTGCATTACAAATCAATAATTGGAATGAAAACCGAAAACAGAAGATGACATCCAGGCTGTTAGTCGAACGCTTAAAACAAGCCCTCAATAGGGATATTGAGAACATAACCTATAGGATTGACGATGCTAAGAACATAAAAAAAAGTTTAACAACACTTATGAGTATGTTTGGAGAATCACCAGTCGAAGGTACAAACTCAGAAATAGACAGTTTGCTCTCATGGGCTACTAGAGACTATCTATTAAGCTTTAATCTTAATCCTTTATTAGAGGCCAGAGACAATGGTGAAATTTCACTAATTAATTCAGATTCTCTGAAAAGTAAATTATATGAATTTATAGGTCAGGTAGAATTCATTAATGAACGTGAAAAGAACCTAAACGAGGATAAGGATAATTATTTAGTGCCGTTTTTATACGATAATGTGAACATGCGAAATATACCCTTTCGATTTAAAAAGCTACATAAAGAAAAAGTTGGTGATTCTAAATTAGAAGCATCTAATTATGATGTATTGTTTCAGAACAGAAAGTTTGAAAATATGCTCAACCAACGATTCCTTTATTCTGAAGAAAGAATAATTACCTATCAATATGTAGAGATGTTTCTTAAGGAATTAAGGAATATGTTGATTAAAGAGAATGAAAAAGAGTAA
- a CDS encoding DUF2200 domain-containing protein translates to MSKSDTSHHDERIANMSFASVYPHYVTKVEKKGRTKEELHEVIEWLTGYNENKLNELIEQKVNFKDFFENANLNENAHLIKGVICGYRVEDITNTTTQQCRYLDKLVDELAKGRKMEKILRQP, encoded by the coding sequence ATGAGTAAATCTGACACCAGCCACCACGACGAGCGTATCGCTAATATGAGTTTTGCCTCTGTATATCCGCATTACGTGACCAAAGTAGAAAAGAAAGGCAGAACCAAGGAAGAACTCCACGAAGTCATTGAATGGCTTACTGGCTACAATGAAAACAAACTCAATGAACTTATTGAGCAGAAAGTCAACTTTAAAGACTTTTTTGAGAATGCCAACCTTAATGAAAATGCACATCTCATAAAAGGTGTTATTTGCGGTTATAGAGTTGAAGATATAACCAATACTACCACGCAACAATGCAGGTATTTAGACAAACTCGTAGATGAATTAGCAAAAGGTAGAAAAATGGAAAAAATTCTCCGTCAACCTTAA
- a CDS encoding ribose-5-phosphate isomerase, whose product MPKTLYHIYVVELSKRVFTENAKFRNANPQYNGVLECLYVGMTSKSPKERFEQHKTGYRNKKGHKLSSNIVEKYGLYLRPSLYNHIDPFLTRKDAIVAEKAITLELRRERYAVWSN is encoded by the coding sequence ATGCCAAAAACGCTTTATCATATTTATGTTGTAGAACTTTCTAAGCGTGTATTTACAGAAAATGCCAAGTTTAGAAATGCTAATCCGCAATACAATGGTGTATTAGAGTGTTTATATGTTGGTATGACAAGTAAAAGCCCTAAAGAACGTTTTGAACAACACAAAACAGGTTACAGAAACAAAAAAGGACACAAACTATCGTCTAATATTGTAGAAAAATATGGCTTGTATCTTAGGCCAAGTCTTTATAATCATATAGATCCTTTTTTAACACGAAAAGATGCTATAGTAGCCGAGAAAGCAATCACTTTAGAGTTGCGCAGAGAACGTTACGCGGTTTGGTCTAATTAA
- the bshA gene encoding N-acetyl-alpha-D-glucosaminyl L-malate synthase BshA — protein sequence MKIGIVCYPTFGGSGVVATELGLELSKRGHEIHFITYSQPVRLELLSNNVHFHEVHVPEYPLFHYQPYELALSSKLVDMVQLYGIELLHVHYAIPHAYAAYMAQQMLLEKGIHIPIVTTLHGTDITLVGSHPFYKPAVTFSINKSDAVTSVSESLKKDTLRLFNIKKDISVVPNFIDLEKHVNGFTDCQRGMMAEDEEFIITHISNMREVKQIPDVIKVFYNIQKALPAKLMMVGEGPEKETAEILAEELGISDKVIFFGNSNEIDRILCFSDLFLLPSQTESFGLAALEAMASGVPVISTNTGGLPEVNIDGYSGYLSDVNAVADMSANAIKILKDPETLKTFKANAKAQSKKFDIHAIVPQYEAIYEETLYKILVTK from the coding sequence ATGAAAATAGGAATTGTTTGTTACCCAACATTTGGTGGTAGTGGTGTAGTAGCTACAGAATTAGGTTTAGAGCTCTCTAAACGCGGTCACGAAATTCACTTTATAACCTATAGTCAACCAGTACGTTTAGAGTTGTTGAGCAATAATGTTCATTTTCACGAAGTCCATGTTCCTGAATACCCTTTATTTCACTATCAACCTTATGAGTTGGCATTGTCTAGTAAGTTGGTAGATATGGTGCAACTTTATGGTATAGAGTTGTTGCATGTACATTATGCGATTCCACATGCTTACGCAGCCTATATGGCTCAGCAAATGCTTTTAGAAAAGGGAATTCATATTCCTATCGTTACCACACTTCATGGCACAGATATCACACTAGTTGGTAGTCATCCGTTTTATAAACCTGCGGTAACCTTTAGTATTAACAAATCTGATGCCGTTACTTCGGTTTCAGAAAGTTTGAAAAAAGATACCTTACGACTTTTTAATATTAAAAAAGACATTAGTGTAGTGCCAAACTTTATAGATCTAGAAAAGCATGTAAATGGATTTACGGATTGTCAGCGTGGCATGATGGCAGAAGATGAAGAGTTTATCATTACGCATATTAGTAATATGCGCGAAGTGAAGCAGATACCAGATGTGATTAAGGTTTTTTATAATATTCAGAAAGCGTTACCAGCTAAGTTAATGATGGTAGGTGAAGGCCCAGAAAAAGAGACCGCTGAAATATTGGCTGAAGAATTGGGTATTAGTGATAAGGTTATTTTCTTTGGAAACAGTAACGAAATAGACCGTATCCTATGCTTTAGTGACTTGTTTTTACTACCATCGCAAACCGAAAGTTTTGGTTTAGCAGCTTTAGAAGCTATGGCAAGTGGAGTGCCAGTAATATCTACTAATACTGGTGGATTACCAGAGGTAAATATCGATGGATATTCTGGTTATCTAAGTGATGTTAATGCTGTAGCAGATATGTCAGCCAACGCCATTAAGATACTTAAAGACCCAGAGACGTTAAAGACGTTTAAAGCTAATGCCAAAGCACAATCTAAGAAGTTTGATATTCACGCTATTGTACCACAATACGAAGCCATCTACGAAGAAACCTTATATAAGATTTTGGTTACTAAATAG